From one bacterium Scap17 genomic stretch:
- a CDS encoding cold shock domain-containing protein, with protein sequence MQGTVKWFSDDKGFGFITSADDQDYYFNVQGVKGSELPSTGDVVEFDSFKGHKGPRAKNVVIKEKPRLNKEGRDDRVTCGNCRRKVVPRLIVYNGEPSKSVCPFCAALISDFSTGGGKVIVCVIGFLIVMFIIAGNM encoded by the coding sequence ATGCAAGGGACTGTTAAGTGGTTTAGCGACGATAAGGGGTTCGGGTTCATTACTTCTGCCGATGATCAAGATTATTATTTTAATGTTCAAGGTGTAAAGGGTAGTGAATTACCATCGACGGGAGATGTTGTTGAATTTGATTCCTTTAAGGGACACAAGGGTCCTAGAGCTAAGAATGTTGTTATTAAAGAAAAGCCGCGATTAAACAAGGAAGGTAGAGACGATAGAGTCACTTGCGGTAATTGTAGAAGGAAGGTGGTTCCTCGTTTAATTGTTTACAATGGAGAACCATCAAAATCAGTATGTCCGTTTTGTGCAGCCTTAATCTCTGATTTTAGTACAGGAGGGGGGAAGGTGATTGTATGCGTTATTGGATTTTTAATCGTTATGTTTATAATTGCTGGTAATATGTAG
- a CDS encoding AAA family ATPase — protein MNFKFEIDKPLDSQNSLEYDKLNRKSYVENITKLLQKNQQPGLVISIEGEWGSGKSSLLAMIEEILHRDEQCHIVKFNPWSIGNKEALLMSFFEQIANTIDITDTSKDVQRVSKELRSYAGIFDVMKFIPGAEPWASILKDLITTTSDSLTAVAEHKEKNLEQTKRSLEEALNKLSRPIVVFIDDVDRLFPDEVYEIIRIIKTIGQLPNISYIVAWDAKYINESLNNIGIPSSTSYIDKITQIRMPVPYLSFRCKKDLILEELNRLPVQACEEHFSNQEKRLHQLFLYGLIDCLENVRDVKKVINYFGHIEPIFRGEITYPDILAMATIITKAPPVYDLLRTHTRLFVGYTSHEYAYDESEDFKVRDDLLWESTYNQTKNSDAIKKLVNYLFPFTKKGDGRISITPLIPGEGHIGQSAKTHTFLQFISDENSNTKIARKYLNSQETRETITTKVTEIDSEDFIDQITKRIISLSDNAIHEDIEDIIISTTRLADIQPFSNLRNKGGFRLMIHENIETFVAEALRKCSSDKIDDIICRIIRDPESISVSWVIISNSVYESIRHGRVLIKDPSTLNKHIKIWVNNTVEAAKNDNFFNISAIEMILNGLPDIDSQACKTMFKNIKIWDHNLDNFAMTFFGGSQDSYKGEFYTYKDTSQAKLEAYTDIEELHKHAHQRITSNNIDTSIKSAWESFIHKKEIYKIDGSTRSSR, from the coding sequence ATGAACTTCAAATTTGAAATAGATAAGCCCTTGGACTCACAAAACTCTTTAGAATATGACAAGTTAAACAGGAAGTCCTATGTTGAAAATATAACCAAATTATTGCAGAAAAACCAGCAGCCCGGTTTAGTAATATCTATTGAAGGTGAGTGGGGTAGCGGGAAGTCATCGTTACTAGCTATGATCGAGGAAATACTTCATAGGGATGAACAATGTCATATAGTTAAATTTAACCCTTGGTCAATTGGTAACAAGGAAGCACTACTAATGAGCTTCTTTGAACAAATTGCAAATACAATCGATATAACAGATACGTCAAAAGATGTACAAAGAGTTTCTAAAGAGCTGAGAAGTTATGCAGGTATTTTTGATGTTATGAAGTTCATACCAGGCGCTGAGCCATGGGCATCTATATTAAAAGATCTAATAACAACCACTAGTGATTCGTTAACTGCAGTAGCCGAGCATAAAGAAAAAAACCTTGAACAGACAAAAAGAAGCCTTGAAGAAGCATTAAATAAGCTATCTCGCCCTATCGTAGTTTTCATTGATGATGTCGATAGATTATTTCCTGACGAAGTATATGAAATAATAAGAATCATCAAAACAATAGGCCAACTCCCAAACATTTCATATATAGTTGCTTGGGACGCAAAGTATATCAACGAGTCTTTAAACAACATCGGAATTCCATCTAGCACCTCATATATAGATAAAATAACTCAAATTAGAATGCCAGTACCATACCTATCATTCAGATGTAAAAAAGATTTAATACTAGAGGAGTTAAATAGATTGCCAGTGCAAGCCTGCGAAGAGCACTTCTCTAATCAAGAAAAAAGGCTACATCAACTTTTCTTATATGGTCTTATTGACTGCTTAGAAAACGTAAGAGATGTAAAGAAAGTTATAAATTATTTTGGGCATATAGAGCCTATCTTTAGAGGAGAAATAACATATCCTGACATCCTCGCTATGGCAACTATAATAACAAAAGCACCTCCAGTATATGATCTATTAAGAACACACACGCGATTGTTTGTGGGCTATACCTCTCATGAGTATGCATACGATGAATCAGAAGATTTTAAGGTAAGAGACGACCTGCTCTGGGAAAGCACATACAACCAAACTAAAAATTCAGACGCAATAAAAAAACTAGTCAATTATTTATTTCCGTTTACGAAAAAAGGGGATGGTAGAATATCAATAACACCTCTCATTCCAGGCGAAGGCCATATAGGGCAAAGTGCTAAAACTCACACTTTCTTACAATTTATCTCTGACGAAAACTCCAACACTAAGATTGCAAGGAAATATTTGAACTCTCAAGAAACTAGAGAAACCATCACGACTAAAGTGACTGAGATTGACTCCGAGGACTTCATAGATCAAATCACCAAGAGAATTATATCTTTATCCGACAATGCTATACATGAAGACATAGAAGACATAATCATATCAACAACCAGACTAGCTGACATACAGCCTTTCTCAAACCTTAGAAACAAAGGCGGTTTTAGGTTGATGATTCATGAAAACATCGAAACATTCGTAGCAGAGGCACTGCGCAAGTGCAGTAGCGATAAAATCGACGATATTATTTGCAGAATAATACGAGACCCAGAGAGCATTAGTGTTTCTTGGGTCATCATTAGCAATAGTGTTTACGAAAGCATAAGGCATGGGCGGGTATTAATCAAAGATCCGAGCACACTCAACAAGCATATAAAAATTTGGGTAAACAATACTGTAGAAGCAGCAAAGAACGATAATTTCTTTAATATCTCAGCAATCGAAATGATACTGAACGGTCTTCCTGATATAGATAGCCAAGCGTGTAAAACGATGTTTAAAAACATAAAGATTTGGGACCATAATCTTGACAATTTTGCCATGACCTTTTTTGGGGGCAGTCAAGATAGCTACAAAGGTGAGTTCTATACTTATAAAGACACAAGTCAGGCCAAACTAGAAGCTTACACTGACATTGAAGAGTTACACAAACATGCTCATCAGAGAATTACATCAAACAACATTGACACAAGTATTAAGTCAGCTTGGGAATCGTTTATTCATAAAAAAGAAATATATAAAATTGACGGCAGCACTAGGTCCTCAAGATAA
- a CDS encoding glycosyltransferase gives MTQRVLLIVRKLNIGGIQRNTVNLANVLHREGHEVHVLVLKGELELVPDAGVHLHQVDFDKAFRKTGIGLFYDLFTRLLLTPWIKGSGYVWRGYYGGHYLRRFVARLEKEYGPLDRVITRGQGAFETFWSWRDPRLWQVAVSWPGDLKEGWRQRFLLSRLYSGKQVVCNTDNVRQQLENLLDHHGIQAARLATIGNVCDLDAIAAMAEEEVELPSRPYVVQVCRLSDVKRQDVLIKAYLASGIEEDLVIVGDGPKREATEALIRELGVGDRVHLIGSRLNPYPWMKHARLFVLSSRSEAFGIVLVESMCCGTPCVAPDVPGGIRNVLIHDQARLISEDSIEALAAKIREGLANPPALDSDPELIERFRDTRIMQEFLSLPTDAVTSDSR, from the coding sequence ATGACACAACGCGTCCTGCTAATCGTCCGCAAGCTCAACATCGGCGGCATCCAACGCAATACCGTCAATCTCGCCAATGTCTTGCACCGCGAAGGCCATGAGGTTCATGTACTGGTACTGAAGGGTGAACTTGAGCTCGTCCCGGATGCCGGCGTGCATCTTCATCAGGTCGACTTTGACAAGGCATTTCGCAAGACGGGCATCGGCCTGTTCTACGACCTGTTCACCCGCCTGCTGCTGACCCCCTGGATCAAGGGCTCAGGATACGTCTGGCGAGGTTATTACGGCGGTCACTACCTACGCCGTTTCGTCGCGCGCCTGGAAAAGGAATACGGCCCGCTCGATCGGGTCATCACGCGCGGCCAGGGCGCCTTCGAGACCTTCTGGTCGTGGCGCGACCCTCGCCTGTGGCAGGTGGCGGTGTCATGGCCCGGCGATCTGAAAGAGGGCTGGCGACAACGCTTCCTGTTGAGCCGCCTGTATAGCGGCAAACAGGTCGTGTGCAATACCGACAATGTGCGTCAGCAACTGGAAAACCTGCTGGACCATCACGGCATCCAGGCGGCGAGACTGGCTACCATCGGCAATGTCTGTGACCTGGATGCCATCGCCGCCATGGCAGAGGAAGAGGTGGAACTGCCCTCCCGCCCCTACGTGGTGCAGGTGTGTCGCCTCTCGGATGTCAAGCGCCAGGATGTGCTGATCAAGGCATACCTCGCCTCAGGTATCGAGGAAGACCTCGTCATCGTGGGTGATGGCCCCAAGCGGGAAGCCACCGAAGCACTGATCCGCGAGCTGGGTGTCGGCGACAGGGTCCACCTGATCGGTAGCCGCCTGAACCCCTACCCATGGATGAAGCACGCCCGCCTGTTCGTGCTCAGTTCACGCAGTGAGGCCTTCGGCATCGTGCTGGTGGAGAGCATGTGCTGTGGCACGCCATGCGTGGCACCGGATGTCCCCGGCGGCATTCGCAATGTCTTGATCCATGATCAGGCACGTCTGATCTCCGAAGACTCCATCGAGGCGCTGGCAGCCAAGATTCGCGAAGGCCTCGCCAACCCGCCAGCACTCGACTCGGACCCGGAGCTGATCGAACGCTTCCGCGATACCCGCATCATGCAGGAGTTTCTGTCCCTGCCCACTGATGCCGTGACATCAGACTCCCGCTGA
- a CDS encoding methyltransferase domain-containing protein — MPEPKTSSRAGASRVRRATADRHFDGLADKFERGFYTTERGRVRLALTQRLMEERFSHLPPSPVLEIGAGLGQTAHWWLTRGHHLTLVEPSGEMRERAKRFLSTAAPQGQGLSAGTTADPSRVAQAASDPQMPGQADALTSDEPFAGRLVWEGRDLQGFAAVTDQQWPVVVCHAVLEWLVDPREGFALLAKLLAPGGVMSLSVFNRDALAFSNVSKGNFDKVLEGRLAGWGTGKRLTPISPLRDGEIRQWAAEAGLEVRELTGLRVFHDYLRSRDPLSEADMQKLLALECQHWRTPPFVYLGRYLHYELVRPA, encoded by the coding sequence ATGCCTGAGCCGAAAACCTCGTCCCGTGCTGGCGCTTCCCGCGTTCGCCGTGCCACCGCTGATCGTCATTTCGACGGTCTGGCTGACAAGTTCGAACGTGGTTTCTACACCACGGAGCGCGGTCGTGTTCGTCTTGCGCTGACCCAGCGCCTGATGGAAGAGCGTTTCTCGCATTTGCCGCCTTCCCCGGTATTGGAAATCGGTGCGGGGCTCGGGCAGACAGCCCACTGGTGGCTCACGCGTGGGCACCATCTCACGCTGGTCGAACCCTCAGGCGAGATGCGTGAGCGCGCGAAACGCTTCCTGAGCACTGCCGCGCCGCAAGGCCAGGGGCTGTCCGCTGGTACGACGGCTGATCCCTCCCGGGTGGCCCAGGCGGCGTCAGATCCGCAAATGCCAGGTCAAGCCGACGCGCTGACGAGTGATGAGCCGTTTGCGGGGCGATTGGTCTGGGAGGGACGTGATCTGCAGGGCTTCGCCGCCGTGACTGACCAGCAGTGGCCGGTGGTAGTGTGTCACGCCGTGCTGGAGTGGCTGGTCGATCCGCGAGAAGGGTTTGCATTGCTCGCGAAGTTGCTGGCGCCCGGCGGTGTCATGTCACTGAGTGTCTTCAATCGCGATGCGCTGGCGTTTTCCAATGTCAGCAAGGGCAATTTCGACAAGGTGCTGGAAGGGCGCCTGGCGGGCTGGGGTACCGGCAAGCGCTTGACGCCCATCTCACCGCTTCGCGATGGCGAGATACGTCAGTGGGCCGCAGAGGCGGGGCTTGAGGTGCGCGAGCTGACCGGGTTGCGCGTCTTCCACGACTATCTGCGTTCACGCGACCCGCTGAGCGAGGCTGACATGCAGAAATTGCTGGCGCTCGAATGCCAGCATTGGCGCACGCCACCCTTCGTCTATCTGGGCCGCTATCTGCACTATGAGCTGGTGCGTCCAGCCTGA
- a CDS encoding methyltransferase translates to MSAQTPACQLLERQDSDFRDWLWVAAPRDDWWLSSDRQRRVWGHDTGIVNAAREAGHRVSHAVSFAEARADDTITQAAGAIVFWPKAHALGEWWLVALCQVLPAGTPIKVVGEVNGGIKRAERILKALGMTARKDDTARRCQLWSSATRELTPEQAASSESPLAVAGQWTEGWGEFEALEMRLTSHPGLYGNAKLDPGTALLLENLPTRGYKRALDIGAGDGIISCWLARHGARVMAGDVSAFAVEATRRSLALNGLEADVRLSDVFAAFEGERFEAIVANPPFHHERDIDYGPAARLISQAPDHLMPGGTLTLVANAFLPYPDLLQAAFGEFEVLAETRQFKVYRARKAR, encoded by the coding sequence ATGTCTGCTCAAACCCCCGCCTGTCAGCTGCTCGAGCGTCAGGACAGTGATTTCCGTGATTGGCTGTGGGTCGCTGCGCCGCGTGATGACTGGTGGCTGTCATCGGATCGTCAGCGGCGTGTCTGGGGGCATGATACCGGCATCGTGAATGCCGCGCGGGAGGCTGGGCACCGGGTCAGCCACGCGGTGTCCTTCGCCGAGGCGCGAGCTGACGACACCATCACGCAAGCCGCAGGTGCCATCGTGTTCTGGCCCAAGGCGCACGCGCTGGGCGAGTGGTGGCTGGTGGCGCTGTGCCAGGTGTTGCCGGCCGGTACGCCAATCAAGGTGGTGGGCGAGGTCAACGGCGGCATCAAGCGCGCTGAGCGCATCCTCAAGGCGCTGGGAATGACGGCGCGCAAGGACGATACCGCGCGCCGTTGCCAGCTATGGTCATCCGCCACGCGTGAGTTGACGCCCGAACAGGCCGCCAGCAGTGAATCTCCACTGGCAGTGGCTGGACAATGGACAGAAGGTTGGGGCGAATTCGAGGCGCTGGAGATGCGACTGACCAGCCATCCGGGGCTTTATGGCAATGCCAAGCTGGACCCGGGAACCGCGCTGCTGCTGGAGAACCTGCCGACCCGTGGCTACAAGCGCGCGCTGGATATCGGGGCGGGTGATGGCATCATCAGCTGCTGGCTGGCGCGTCACGGTGCGCGCGTGATGGCGGGCGATGTCAGTGCCTTCGCGGTGGAGGCGACCCGTCGCAGCCTGGCGCTCAACGGGCTTGAGGCGGACGTACGCCTCAGCGATGTCTTCGCGGCGTTCGAGGGGGAGCGGTTCGAGGCCATCGTGGCCAATCCGCCGTTCCATCATGAGCGCGATATCGATTACGGACCGGCGGCGCGCCTGATCAGCCAGGCACCGGATCACCTGATGCCCGGCGGCACCCTGACGTTGGTCGCCAATGCCTTCCTGCCGTATCCCGATCTGCTGCAGGCGGCCTTCGGCGAGTTTGAAGTGCTCGCGGAAACGCGCCAGTTCAAGGTCTATCGTGCGCGCAAGGCGCGCTGA
- a CDS encoding IS3 family transposase (programmed frameshift) has translation MAPPMSMTIPELAEQEGITATTLYNWRKQARERGQVLPSRSTQPDQWTSQEKFQIVLETAPMNEAELSAYCRERGLYPEQVEAWRDACMNANDDVAAQAKQQRQARKAEQKRLRKLERELHRKDKALAETAALLTLSKKAEANLGHDPRRGRLTSLPDRQRIVTLVQDAQRDGARLAKACQVMGISVRTYYRWVAEGEVTADRRPDADRPEPANKLSPEERKSIVALCNAPEYRSRPPAFIVADQADKGRYLASESTIYRVLHEYDQQHHRGRQQAPQRKRPPTTHQATAPNQLWCWDISWLPGPARGTWWYLYLIMDVFSRKIVGHEIYETETGELAAELIQKACWRERLTDRHKPLILHSDNGSPMKAATFLEKLYDLGITPSYSRPRVSNDNAFAESAFKTLKYRPGFPIDGFATLAEAQDWVQQFTEWYNHEHRHSALRYVTPSQRHDGEAKGILTQRREVFEAAKQRHPERWSGDIRKLDLPEIVHLNPERDPIPQAAGF, from the exons ATGGCGCCGCCTATGAGCATGACCATCCCGGAATTGGCCGAACAGGAAGGCATCACTGCAACAACCCTCTACAATTGGCGGAAACAGGCCAGAGAGCGAGGACAAGTTTTGCCATCACGTTCCACCCAGCCCGACCAGTGGACCAGCCAGGAGAAGTTCCAGATCGTCCTGGAGACGGCCCCGATGAACGAGGCCGAACTCAGCGCCTATTGCCGCGAGCGTGGGCTCTACCCCGAGCAGGTGGAAGCCTGGCGGGATGCCTGCATGAACGCCAACGACGACGTGGCAGCGCAGGCCAAGCAACAACGCCAGGCTCGCAAGGCGGAGCAAAAGCGGCTCCGTAAGTTGGAGCGCGAGCTGCACCGCAAGGACAAGGCCCTCGCCGAGACGGCGGCCCTGTTGACCCTGTCAAAAAAAGCCGAGGCGA ATCTGGGGCACGACCCACGACGAGGACGACTGACCAGCCTCCCGGATCGCCAGCGCATCGTGACCCTGGTGCAAGACGCCCAGCGTGACGGGGCTCGGCTGGCCAAGGCCTGTCAGGTGATGGGCATCAGCGTGCGGACCTACTACCGCTGGGTCGCAGAAGGCGAAGTGACGGCGGACCGCCGTCCCGACGCCGATCGCCCGGAACCGGCCAACAAGCTATCTCCCGAGGAGCGAAAATCGATCGTGGCGTTGTGCAACGCTCCAGAGTACCGAAGCCGCCCTCCGGCCTTCATCGTGGCCGATCAGGCTGACAAGGGCCGCTATCTGGCCTCTGAGTCGACGATATACCGAGTGCTTCATGAATATGATCAGCAACATCACCGGGGTCGACAGCAGGCCCCTCAGCGTAAGCGCCCACCGACCACTCACCAGGCGACGGCGCCGAACCAGCTTTGGTGCTGGGACATTTCGTGGCTGCCCGGTCCCGCGCGCGGCACTTGGTGGTATCTGTACCTGATAATGGACGTCTTCAGCCGCAAGATCGTCGGGCACGAGATCTATGAAACAGAGACTGGCGAGCTGGCCGCTGAGTTGATCCAGAAAGCCTGCTGGCGAGAGCGCCTGACAGATCGTCATAAACCCTTGATTCTGCATTCAGATAACGGCAGCCCGATGAAGGCAGCGACCTTCCTGGAAAAGCTCTATGACCTGGGCATCACTCCCTCATACAGCCGACCGCGAGTCAGCAACGACAATGCCTTCGCCGAGTCGGCCTTCAAGACGCTGAAGTACCGGCCGGGCTTCCCCATCGACGGGTTCGCCACCCTGGCCGAGGCTCAGGACTGGGTTCAGCAATTTACCGAGTGGTACAACCATGAGCACCGGCACAGCGCCCTTCGCTACGTCACGCCGAGCCAGCGTCATGACGGCGAGGCCAAAGGCATTCTGACGCAGCGCCGAGAGGTCTTCGAGGCCGCGAAGCAGCGTCACCCGGAGCGATGGTCAGGCGACATCCGAAAACTCGACCTGCCGGAGATAGTGCATTTGAATCCGGAGCGGGATCCGATACCGCAGGCAGCAGGATTTTAA
- a CDS encoding site-specific integrase produces MAGYRDPKIDNDKVVKFPDDMVDVLLQEGFSNSGGVNYKYQLMTMLMNYGGLRKSELFHLYVSDITVHPERRDEALVRVYHPEYGKSPLPDYKNRREYLLAETQYKPRNSYPLSERLHAGWKGALLTSSAGFFEVIFNPPSMAKTFLAVWVKYLKYQRMEPAASFHPFAFTKKDGGPETLKNFQRAHKRAVEKIGLVCKKEFGTTEHGHRHAYGYRARKFGLSRVEIQKSMHHRSPDSCLVYIKPTNEDIREIMRGVADEDA; encoded by the coding sequence GTGGCAGGGTATCGCGATCCTAAAATAGATAACGATAAGGTGGTTAAATTTCCTGATGACATGGTGGATGTTCTTTTGCAGGAAGGGTTTAGCAACTCTGGGGGAGTGAACTACAAATATCAACTAATGACCATGTTAATGAACTATGGGGGGTTGAGGAAGAGTGAGTTATTTCACCTTTACGTTTCAGATATCACTGTGCACCCTGAGCGAAGGGACGAGGCACTGGTTAGGGTGTATCACCCAGAGTATGGGAAGTCACCACTGCCGGATTATAAAAATAGAAGAGAATATCTTCTTGCAGAGACGCAATATAAGCCAAGAAATTCTTACCCGCTAAGCGAGCGGCTTCATGCAGGGTGGAAAGGTGCTCTTCTTACAAGCAGTGCTGGTTTTTTTGAGGTGATTTTTAATCCACCTAGCATGGCGAAAACCTTTTTAGCAGTTTGGGTGAAGTATCTAAAATACCAAAGAATGGAGCCTGCTGCCAGCTTCCACCCATTTGCATTTACTAAAAAAGATGGCGGGCCTGAAACCTTAAAAAATTTCCAGCGCGCTCACAAGAGAGCCGTAGAAAAGATTGGCTTGGTATGTAAAAAAGAGTTCGGCACGACCGAGCATGGACACAGGCATGCATATGGTTATAGAGCTAGAAAATTTGGTTTGAGTCGGGTTGAAATACAAAAATCCATGCATCATAGAAGCCCTGATTCTTGCCTGGTTTATATTAAGCCAACCAATGAAGATATAAGAGAAATAATGCGAGGTGTTGCTGATGAAGATGCGTAA
- a CDS encoding tyrosine-type recombinase/integrase → MLNVDEDVLKLPKANFSLHEMKLLCKKHGISNSSEYKKRYKEVPGLVAHPERMFPDEWVSYNDFFDIPEFYTYEEVVYKIKGKGIRSQSEYKKYVKDLGDPRFPFDPQGAYAESWKNWYKFLGKEEPFNVEFILPEFKQWRVKINEFMRQALGGSSKKSYLCRFVRVYIERHDGSKSPQEFLTKQKVNIKPFRDELEKFSTDNMRRNVILSVNEFFDYIIGSDLTVEDEETGEVFRLMDARNPFEFMLTDSYVSSPGRSESTKPCLQYHFVRKAQSWIIPESARSFRDLAHLHEFDSDWVKVERHIIDKDDPDCVYKKAGPFWYLWVPTDWVHTFALTKVPLRGRQIAYNDSGEADEYIPVIKDAGGVAWVKNHAEMAGMTKSQSFVKRYPDDQIGMFVTTNKTSSNNGGYSIPWMPEDLAYWLIKLREWQAKYNPVAFPTSWSRCKRTNLNEIQLKSKGVNCFLFRAFEDVEPKNVGTALTGRLAAAIYHIQPSHLRLSELSGLPNNISCYKSPYTPHSMRVSLITAYVMEMGMPVEVVMKVVGHSSIVMSIYYRKISHGEIRRRLEEGEKIALQAEVEAIQKTIESNKIESVKNQLVSNNEDLLMSLTNSVPAGNFVFRDYGICPFAASRCDDGGDQVGATRVRAPVPMGYLGMQNCLRCRHFITGPVFLGGLMSVGNEILFVSNKQSEKCMRLQEEISTITERLEKIDRDEYIANAKGMSFDQAERVSLEAEQRKLESEYESAAKKMDMFLCDLQSCYKLIRMCVSAVNGVSSDAEDGISLIKMPDSEMEIEMEEVSYFQQLHEICENATIYHSADAAVAIAPRSQLLDRMSVFNELQPSLFMLTDEQQLKVGNQVVGFLRSRLKTWERVGQVVDCSVRLDELMEEERIDRSELSLILKPQLLNETGC, encoded by the coding sequence ATGCTTAATGTGGATGAGGATGTTCTTAAGCTACCTAAAGCGAATTTTTCTCTGCACGAAATGAAGCTTCTTTGCAAGAAGCATGGGATTAGCAACTCTTCTGAGTACAAGAAGCGATATAAGGAAGTCCCGGGATTGGTTGCTCATCCGGAGAGGATGTTTCCGGATGAGTGGGTTAGCTATAATGATTTTTTTGACATCCCAGAATTCTATACCTACGAAGAAGTTGTTTATAAGATTAAAGGGAAGGGGATAAGGTCTCAGTCAGAATATAAGAAGTATGTCAAAGACCTCGGCGACCCCAGATTTCCATTTGACCCACAAGGCGCGTATGCAGAAAGCTGGAAAAACTGGTACAAGTTCTTGGGGAAAGAAGAGCCATTCAATGTAGAGTTTATCCTGCCGGAATTTAAGCAGTGGCGCGTAAAGATAAATGAGTTTATGAGGCAGGCGCTGGGGGGAAGCTCGAAAAAATCCTATCTATGTAGGTTTGTGAGAGTTTATATTGAGAGGCATGATGGAAGTAAAAGTCCTCAGGAGTTTCTAACAAAGCAAAAAGTAAATATAAAACCATTTAGAGATGAGCTGGAAAAGTTCTCAACAGACAATATGAGAAGAAATGTCATACTGTCAGTAAATGAATTTTTTGATTATATCATCGGGTCTGATTTGACTGTGGAGGATGAAGAGACTGGAGAAGTGTTCAGGCTGATGGATGCCCGAAATCCATTTGAGTTTATGTTGACCGACTCTTATGTGTCTTCGCCTGGAAGAAGCGAGTCAACCAAACCTTGTCTTCAGTATCACTTTGTCAGGAAGGCCCAGTCATGGATTATTCCAGAGTCAGCTAGAAGTTTTCGTGACCTTGCACATCTTCATGAGTTCGATTCGGACTGGGTGAAAGTAGAAAGACATATTATTGACAAAGATGACCCAGACTGCGTTTACAAGAAAGCAGGGCCTTTCTGGTATCTATGGGTTCCGACAGACTGGGTGCACACCTTTGCTTTGACAAAGGTTCCTCTTCGAGGAAGGCAGATCGCTTATAATGATTCGGGTGAGGCTGACGAATATATACCTGTAATTAAGGATGCTGGAGGAGTGGCGTGGGTAAAGAATCATGCCGAAATGGCAGGGATGACTAAGTCGCAGTCTTTTGTTAAGCGCTATCCCGATGACCAGATTGGGATGTTTGTTACAACTAATAAGACATCGTCCAATAATGGCGGTTACTCCATACCATGGATGCCGGAAGATCTTGCATACTGGTTGATTAAGTTGAGAGAGTGGCAGGCTAAATATAATCCTGTCGCTTTTCCTACCAGCTGGTCGCGGTGCAAGAGAACCAACTTAAATGAAATTCAGTTGAAGTCAAAAGGTGTCAATTGTTTTTTATTTAGGGCTTTTGAAGATGTTGAGCCAAAAAATGTCGGCACGGCTTTGACGGGCAGGTTGGCAGCTGCCATTTATCATATACAACCATCGCATCTTAGGCTTTCAGAGCTGAGTGGGCTGCCTAATAATATATCTTGTTATAAGTCTCCATACACCCCTCATTCCATGCGGGTGAGCTTGATTACAGCTTATGTTATGGAAATGGGGATGCCGGTTGAAGTTGTCATGAAGGTCGTGGGGCACTCTTCGATCGTCATGTCGATATATTATCGCAAAATATCCCATGGGGAAATAAGGCGGCGATTGGAGGAAGGCGAGAAGATTGCGCTTCAAGCCGAGGTGGAAGCAATACAAAAAACAATTGAGTCCAATAAAATTGAGTCGGTAAAGAATCAGTTGGTTTCTAATAATGAAGACCTTCTGATGTCGCTAACCAATAGTGTGCCTGCAGGAAATTTTGTATTCAGAGACTATGGTATTTGTCCATTTGCTGCCTCACGCTGCGATGATGGAGGAGATCAGGTCGGCGCTACAAGAGTACGGGCTCCGGTGCCCATGGGGTATTTGGGAATGCAGAACTGTCTTAGGTGCAGGCATTTCATCACAGGACCGGTTTTTCTGGGTGGCTTAATGTCGGTTGGGAACGAGATTTTGTTCGTTTCGAATAAGCAGTCTGAAAAATGTATGCGGCTCCAAGAAGAAATCTCCACAATCACAGAAAGGTTGGAGAAGATAGATCGAGATGAGTATATTGCAAATGCAAAGGGCATGAGTTTTGATCAGGCTGAGAGAGTTTCGCTTGAGGCAGAACAAAGAAAGCTGGAGTCAGAGTATGAGAGTGCAGCAAAGAAAATGGACATGTTCCTGTGCGATTTGCAGTCCTGCTATAAGTTAATCAGGATGTGCGTGTCAGCTGTCAATGGTGTCTCTTCTGATGCAGAGGATGGTATTTCTCTGATTAAGATGCCCGATTCCGAAATGGAGATAGAAATGGAGGAGGTCTCTTACTTTCAGCAACTGCATGAGATTTGCGAGAATGCAACAATCTACCATTCGGCTGATGCAGCCGTTGCAATAGCGCCGAGGTCTCAATTGTTGGACCGAATGTCGGTTTTTAATGAGTTGCAGCCGAGCCTTTTTATGTTGACGGATGAGCAGCAGCTTAAAGTTGGTAACCAGGTAGTCGGTTTTTTGAGGTCACGGCTGAAAACCTGGGAAAGAGTTGGCCAGGTCGTTGACTGTTCAGTGAGGCTAGACGAGCTGATGGAGGAGGAGAGAATTGATAGGTCGGAGCTTTCTCTGATTCTAAAGCCTCAGCTATTAAACGAGACGGGCTGCTAA